In the Streptomyces coeruleoprunus genome, GAGCGCCTGCACCTGCGCAACACGCAGGACTACTCGGAGATCACCGAGAAGGAGCTGGGCATCCGCTCCGCATGGTGGGAGCTCGGCCCGGTCGAGCTGCGGTTCCGCCTCAAGCGGTACATCTGGCACCCGCGTGACCACGCCGTCTCGATCGACAAGATCCTCGACGCCGCCGGCCACCGCCACACGGCCAACCACCGCTTCGCGTCCCGCCTGTTCAGCGGTCTCGGCACGGCCGAGGCCGCGCTGATCGGAGCCGACGGCTTCCTGTCCGACCGGGTGGACGCCCTCACGGCGACCATCAACGAGCGGGCCGACGAGGCCGCGCGCCTGCTCAGCCAGGTCACCGACGTCCGCTGACGGTTCCAGAGGGCCGATTCCGCGGTCGCGTCACGCGGAATCGGCCCGGCCCGACACCTGGGGTACTACATGAGAGCCTTCTGGCTGCTGACAGGAGCCTCCGCGGTCTCCACCATCGGCAACACCTTTCTCTACATCGCCATCCCGTGGGCTCTCCTGGAGTCGACCGATTCGAGCCTCCTGGCCGTCCTCAGCGTCGCCGCGCAGACCGCCCCCTACCTCGCCGCGCCCTTCCTCGGCCCCCTCATCGACCGGTACGACCGACGCGTGCTGTTCGCCGCGGGCGAGCTGATCCAGGGCGCCGCCGTCGCCGTCATCCCCCTGCTGCTCGCCCACGACCAGGTCGCGGCCGTCTTCGTGTCGCTCTTCGTCCTCGGCCTCGCCAACGTGGTCTCGGACGTCGCCGGCGACTACGGACTGATCCCCGCCCTCGTCCCGCGCGAACGCCTCGACAAGGCGTCCAGCCAGTTCACCTCCATCCTCCTCGTCGCCCGCTTCGTCGGCCCCGCCCTCGCCGGCTTCACCATCGCGGCGGTCGGCACCACCTGGGCGCTGGAGATCGACGCGGCGACCTTCCTGCTCACCGCGCTCACCGTCGTCTTCATGCCGAAGGCGGAACCCCAGGCCGTCACGGCGTCCCTCGGCACGATGCTCAAGGAAGGCATCGCCTACTTCCGGGCCCGCCCCGACCTGCGGCGGCTGACCATGGCCGTCGCCCTCTACAACCTCGGCGCCGGAGCACTCGAACCCACCCTCCTCGCGGTCGGCGGCGACCAGTGGAACTGGGACCCGACCGCCCTCGGCGTGGCGGTCTCCTTCGGCGCCGTGGCAGCGGCGCTCGGCGCCTGGCTCAGCCCCCGGGCCCTGCGCGGCGGCGACCGGCACCGGCAGATCACCCTGTGGCTCGCCGTCGCGGCCCTCGGCTCCGCCGGGCTCCTCGTCGACGTCCCCCTGGCCGTCGTCGCGGGATTCTGCGTGCTGTGCCTCGGCGAGGGCGGCGTCAACGCCGCCACCATGGCCTACCGCCAGCAGCAGATCCCCGACGAACTGTCCGGCCGGGTCAACGCCGTCATCCGTACGTTCATCACCGGCGCGGTCCCGGTCTCCGCCCTCCTGTTGGGCGTGACCTCCCGCCTCACCGGCTCGCTCCAGATCTTCCTCCCCGTGACGTTGACGGCCCTGCTCGCCGTCGCCGTCTGGGCCTGGGGACGCGGCCGCGACACCACCCGGCCGGCCCCGGCGGACGAGCCGGCCATCACCACCGAAGCGAGGGGCTGACCCATGAAGCGGGTTCTCCTGATCAACACCAGTGCGGAGCCGGCCGCCCGGCTGCTCCAGGAACGCGCCGGCATCGAACTCTCCGTCATCACCACCCCGGGATACCGCCACTTCTACCGCGACGACACCGACGTCACGCTCGTCGACAGCGTCGAGGACCTCACCCAGGTGCGCCTCGCCGCCCTCGACATCCGCCGCCGCAACCCCTTCGACCACGTCGTCTCGCCCTCCGAACTCAGCCTCCAGGCAGGCGGCTACGTCCGCTCGTACTTCGGCGTCGGCGGCCCCGGCTACGAGGAGGCCAACGCCTTCTCCAACAAGCACGTGATGAAGCAGCGGATCGCCGCGGCGGGCCTCCCCGTGGCCCGGTTCCGGCAGATCGGCGGGTTCACCGAAGCCATCGACGCCGCCC is a window encoding:
- a CDS encoding MFS transporter, with translation MRAFWLLTGASAVSTIGNTFLYIAIPWALLESTDSSLLAVLSVAAQTAPYLAAPFLGPLIDRYDRRVLFAAGELIQGAAVAVIPLLLAHDQVAAVFVSLFVLGLANVVSDVAGDYGLIPALVPRERLDKASSQFTSILLVARFVGPALAGFTIAAVGTTWALEIDAATFLLTALTVVFMPKAEPQAVTASLGTMLKEGIAYFRARPDLRRLTMAVALYNLGAGALEPTLLAVGGDQWNWDPTALGVAVSFGAVAAALGAWLSPRALRGGDRHRQITLWLAVAALGSAGLLVDVPLAVVAGFCVLCLGEGGVNAATMAYRQQQIPDELSGRVNAVIRTFITGAVPVSALLLGVTSRLTGSLQIFLPVTLTALLAVAVWAWGRGRDTTRPAPADEPAITTEARG